Proteins found in one Chthonomonadales bacterium genomic segment:
- the lysA gene encoding diaminopimelate decarboxylase: protein MLLGTQRVNEAGHLEIGGCDTVRLAQEFGTPLYVMDEVLIRANCRGYAAAFEARYPRNSICYASKAFLCAAMCHLVEQEGLNLDVASLGELYTALEAGFPPGRINLHGNNKSLAELEMAVTSGVAHVVLDSFHEIEMLEAVAREAGTSVDVLVRCTPGVDPDTHRAISTGQADTKFGFNISDGSALEAVRRVVRSSGMRLDGIHFHVGSQLLDTHAHEDALVEAVGLMAAIREETGATCDILNIGGGLGVRYRSTHRPPSLGEFAEAVCGRLTSALRLAGLPPPVLQQEPGRAIVGEAGTTLYTVGAIKTVPILDPPGQRTYVAVDGGLSDNPRPQMYGAEYEVVAADRVNEPRDTVVTIAGKHCETDVLVWNARCARLEPGAVLAVQTTGAYNHAMASNYNRFLRPAVVLVADGVADLIVERETLPDLVRRDRVPARLRRGAHPGGLAPATPVGSPPPA from the coding sequence GGCACCCCGCTGTACGTGATGGACGAGGTCCTGATCCGCGCGAACTGCCGTGGCTACGCGGCCGCATTCGAGGCGCGCTATCCGCGCAACTCCATCTGCTACGCCAGCAAAGCCTTCCTGTGCGCCGCGATGTGCCACCTGGTTGAGCAGGAGGGCCTCAACCTCGACGTCGCCTCGCTCGGCGAGCTCTACACGGCGCTCGAAGCCGGATTCCCGCCAGGCCGCATCAACCTGCACGGCAACAACAAGTCGCTGGCGGAGCTGGAGATGGCCGTGACGTCGGGCGTCGCCCACGTCGTCCTCGACAGCTTCCACGAGATCGAGATGCTGGAGGCCGTGGCCCGCGAGGCTGGCACGAGCGTCGACGTGCTTGTGCGCTGCACGCCGGGGGTCGACCCCGACACGCACCGCGCCATCAGCACCGGGCAGGCGGACACGAAGTTTGGCTTCAACATCTCCGACGGCTCCGCCCTCGAGGCCGTGCGCCGCGTGGTCCGCTCCTCGGGAATGCGCCTCGATGGGATCCACTTCCACGTGGGTTCCCAGCTTCTGGACACGCACGCGCACGAGGACGCCCTCGTGGAGGCGGTGGGCTTGATGGCCGCCATCCGCGAGGAGACGGGCGCCACGTGCGACATCCTGAACATTGGCGGGGGGCTGGGCGTGCGCTATCGCTCCACCCACCGCCCGCCGAGCCTCGGCGAGTTCGCCGAGGCCGTGTGTGGGCGGCTGACCTCCGCCCTGCGCCTGGCCGGCCTGCCGCCGCCCGTCCTGCAACAGGAGCCCGGCCGCGCCATCGTGGGAGAGGCCGGCACGACGCTCTACACCGTCGGCGCCATCAAGACGGTTCCCATCCTCGATCCGCCCGGCCAGCGCACCTACGTCGCCGTGGATGGCGGCCTCTCCGACAACCCGCGGCCGCAGATGTATGGCGCAGAGTACGAGGTGGTCGCCGCGGACCGCGTGAACGAGCCGCGCGACACGGTGGTGACGATCGCGGGTAAGCACTGCGAGACCGACGTGCTCGTCTGGAACGCGCGCTGCGCCCGGCTGGAGCCCGGCGCCGTGTTGGCCGTGCAGACAACGGGCGCCTACAACCACGCGATGGCGAGCAACTACAACCGCTTCCTTCGTCCGGCCGTCGTGCTCGTGGCCGACGGCGTGGCGGACCTGATCGTGGAGCGCGAGACGCTCCCGGATCTCGTTCGTCGTGACCGCGTACCCGCAAGACTACGCCGAGGCGCGCATCCTGGCGGGCTGGCGCCGGCTACACCCGTTGGCAGCCCACCGCCCGCGTAA
- a CDS encoding site-2 protease family protein, whose translation MTDLLSNFNLNDFIITMSVLIVAITVHEFAHAFTADRLGDPTPRRQGRISLLPPDHLDPVGTLMMAITSITGFGIGWGKPVQTNPGNFRDPRRDQGIVALAGPVSNVLQAIVFAAALRVADTEPSMLTTFLYMGVLVNLGLAFFNLLPISPLDGNWIITALLPRQMAAAYSLWMMRYGPLVFLGIVFLFPRLIFILIGPPVQAVARILLPG comes from the coding sequence ATGACTGACCTGCTGAGCAACTTCAACCTGAACGACTTCATCATCACGATGTCGGTCCTGATCGTCGCGATCACGGTGCACGAGTTCGCGCACGCCTTCACGGCCGACCGGCTGGGGGATCCCACCCCGCGCCGACAGGGCCGAATCTCGCTGCTTCCCCCGGACCACCTGGACCCGGTCGGGACGTTGATGATGGCGATCACGTCCATCACGGGCTTCGGAATCGGCTGGGGCAAGCCCGTGCAGACGAACCCGGGCAACTTCCGCGATCCCCGCCGCGACCAGGGCATCGTGGCGCTCGCCGGGCCCGTGTCGAACGTTCTGCAAGCCATCGTTTTCGCCGCGGCCCTGCGCGTTGCCGACACCGAGCCCTCGATGCTCACGACGTTTCTCTACATGGGCGTGCTGGTGAACCTGGGCCTGGCGTTCTTCAACCTGTTGCCGATCTCGCCGCTCGACGGCAACTGGATCATCACGGCCCTCCTTCCGCGACAGATGGCAGCCGCCTACAGCCTGTGGATGATGCGGTATGGTCCGCTGGTGTTCCTGGGCATCGTGTTCTTGTTCCCCAGGCTGATCTTCATCCTGATCGGGCCGCCGGTGCAGGCGGTCGCGCGAATCCTCCTGCCCGGGTAG
- the trpS gene encoding tryptophan--tRNA ligase, producing the protein MVARGGTVAKKRLLSGMQPTGVLHLGNLEGALRQWVRLQDQYEMFCCIVDWHALTTLYDRTGEVAPAARQVAAEYIAAGLDPERCAIFLQSHVKEHAELHLLLSMVTPLGWLERVPTYKEKRENLNLNEESVSYGFLGYPVLMAADILAYRAQAVPVGKDQVPHLEIAREIARRFNHLYGEVFPEPQALVDEGTAVVPGLDGRKMSKSYGNAIYVSDDADTVARKVGEAFTTPTKVRRTDPGVPEKCVVCQLRRVYDPNGYETSWEEDRRGKRGCVQNKRELAEVLNAALEPLRRRRAELLQDPAQLERYLEQGAERARAAASDTMRAVRAAMKLA; encoded by the coding sequence ATGGTCGCGAGAGGGGGTACGGTGGCGAAGAAGCGGCTTCTGAGCGGCATGCAGCCGACGGGCGTGCTGCACCTCGGCAACCTCGAAGGGGCGCTGAGGCAGTGGGTGCGCCTGCAGGACCAGTACGAGATGTTCTGCTGCATCGTCGACTGGCATGCGCTCACGACGCTCTACGACCGCACCGGCGAGGTGGCCCCGGCCGCGCGGCAGGTGGCCGCGGAGTACATCGCGGCGGGCCTCGACCCGGAGCGGTGCGCCATCTTCCTGCAGTCGCACGTTAAGGAGCACGCGGAGCTGCATCTGCTCCTGTCGATGGTGACGCCCCTGGGCTGGCTCGAGCGCGTGCCGACCTACAAGGAGAAGCGCGAGAACCTCAACCTCAACGAGGAGTCGGTCTCGTACGGGTTCCTCGGCTACCCGGTGCTGATGGCCGCCGACATCCTGGCCTACCGAGCGCAGGCGGTGCCCGTGGGCAAGGACCAGGTGCCGCACCTCGAGATCGCGCGCGAGATCGCGCGGCGGTTCAACCACCTGTACGGCGAGGTCTTCCCCGAGCCGCAGGCCCTGGTGGACGAGGGTACCGCCGTCGTCCCGGGCCTTGACGGCCGAAAGATGAGCAAGTCGTACGGCAACGCGATCTACGTGTCGGACGACGCCGATACGGTAGCGCGCAAAGTGGGGGAGGCGTTCACCACGCCGACCAAGGTCCGCAGGACGGACCCCGGGGTGCCCGAGAAGTGCGTTGTCTGCCAGCTCCGACGCGTCTACGACCCCAACGGCTATGAGACCTCCTGGGAGGAGGACCGGCGGGGCAAGCGGGGCTGCGTGCAGAACAAGCGGGAGCTCGCCGAGGTTCTCAACGCGGCGCTGGAGCCGTTGCGGCGTCGTCGGGCCGAGCTCCTGCAGGACCCGGCGCAGCTCGAGCGCTACCTTGAGCAGGGCGCGGAGCGCGCGCGCGCCGCGGCCTCCGACACCATGCGCGCGGTGCGCGCGGCGATGAAACTCGCCTGA
- a CDS encoding isocitrate dehydrogenase (NAD(+)) has translation MHRITLIPGDGIGPEVTDAARRVVEAAGVAIEWDVMEAGADVMTKYGTPVPDEVVNSVARNHVALKGPIATPIASGFASANVTLRKRLHLYANVRPARTLPGVRSRYENVDLVVIRENSEDLYAGLEHIVVPGVVESLKVITEQASLRIGRYAFDYARAHGRQRVTAVHKANIMKLADGLFLECLRRVARDFPDIEYDELIVDNTCMQLVTRPEQFDVLVMENLYGDIVSDLCSGLIGGLGLTGSANIGEGGIALFEAVHGSAPDIAGRNLANPTALILSAVMMLQHIGEADSAARIERAVLDALAEGTNHTRDLGGAATTTEMRDAILARL, from the coding sequence ATGCACCGAATCACGCTCATCCCCGGCGACGGCATCGGTCCAGAAGTAACCGACGCGGCACGGCGCGTCGTTGAGGCGGCCGGCGTCGCGATCGAGTGGGACGTGATGGAGGCCGGCGCCGACGTGATGACCAAATACGGCACGCCGGTGCCGGACGAGGTCGTCAACTCCGTCGCGCGCAACCACGTCGCGCTCAAGGGCCCCATCGCCACCCCGATCGCCAGCGGCTTCGCCAGCGCCAACGTCACGCTGCGCAAGCGCCTGCACCTTTACGCCAACGTGCGCCCAGCGCGCACGCTCCCCGGTGTCCGGAGCCGCTACGAGAACGTCGACCTCGTCGTGATCCGCGAGAACAGCGAGGACCTGTACGCGGGGCTAGAGCACATCGTGGTGCCCGGGGTGGTCGAGAGCCTCAAGGTCATCACGGAGCAGGCGAGCCTCCGCATTGGCCGCTACGCCTTCGACTACGCGCGAGCTCATGGCCGGCAGCGTGTGACGGCGGTCCACAAAGCCAACATCATGAAGCTCGCCGACGGCCTCTTCCTAGAGTGCCTGCGGCGCGTCGCGCGCGACTTCCCCGACATCGAGTACGACGAGTTAATCGTCGACAACACCTGCATGCAGCTCGTGACCCGGCCAGAGCAGTTCGACGTCCTCGTGATGGAGAACCTCTACGGCGACATCGTCTCCGACCTCTGCTCGGGCCTGATCGGCGGGCTCGGGCTGACCGGGAGCGCCAACATCGGTGAGGGCGGCATCGCCCTCTTCGAGGCCGTGCACGGCTCCGCTCCGGACATCGCCGGGCGCAACCTGGCTAACCCGACCGCGCTCATCCTCTCGGCTGTGATGATGCTCCAGCACATCGGCGAGGCGGACTCCGCGGCGCGCATCGAGCGTGCCGTGTTGGACGCGCTGGCCGAAGGCACGAACCACACGCGCGACCTCGGCGGCGCCGCGACCACCACCGAGATGCGCGACGCCATTCTGGCCCGCCTCTAG
- a CDS encoding tetratricopeptide repeat protein, with the protein MPTIASPQPSAAVRWPFGMTARWRWAAACATVAAFAVALYAPSVRGRLVWDDLALVGGDAIGGGDSLLNCFTRPFFYNYYRPLVSVAFYVQRLAWGMDPYGYHVVSVLLHAIAAVLVAALARSIAHSARAGFVAGLVFAAHPALVGAVAWIGGLTDALATVALAACACALVRSARARERWVGWAVAAWAAFAAAVLAKEQTLAILPLVPLTFACFAPEGARRRTGRGWAVTGAFLVVAVLYIAGAASIGVIHAGPGVPGAIGLVRRVALTTWHYGLVLLAPGPRVLNTYSLRFAEQQGAWAVAAGIGLAVAWAAAAAWLLRRRRPTGWLLAMALLLLVPVSNLVPLPFLLVAPYRAALAVVPLAAVAGIAAAHVPARALPAGVGALGLVLIWWSALDVTETRTWWTEGRLFTTIVRHDPGAVIGRYMLGRLRVQEGRPAEAAPQYRAALENLLGTHMWADGEAVAAAMRADTPFRRRVLQNQGSRGDPLDFLTLLYVQLGFARLRSGNAPAAAQAFRAGEHLRPASPDLQIGLGACDYLAGRPVEAERRLRAALAVEPGRADAHRLLADVYARQGRWEEARRESSLAEGTAP; encoded by the coding sequence ATGCCCACGATCGCCTCGCCTCAGCCGAGCGCCGCCGTCCGCTGGCCGTTCGGGATGACTGCCCGCTGGCGCTGGGCGGCCGCCTGCGCCACCGTCGCCGCGTTCGCCGTCGCGCTCTACGCCCCCAGCGTCCGGGGGAGGCTCGTGTGGGACGACCTGGCCCTGGTGGGCGGCGACGCCATCGGAGGAGGTGACAGCCTTCTCAATTGCTTCACGCGGCCGTTCTTCTACAACTACTACCGCCCGCTCGTCTCGGTCGCGTTCTACGTGCAGCGCCTCGCGTGGGGTATGGACCCCTACGGCTACCACGTCGTCAGCGTGCTGCTGCACGCTATCGCCGCCGTGCTCGTGGCGGCGCTAGCGCGCTCCATCGCCCATTCGGCTCGTGCCGGGTTCGTGGCTGGCCTGGTGTTCGCCGCGCACCCGGCATTGGTCGGCGCGGTCGCCTGGATCGGCGGCCTCACGGACGCGCTGGCGACCGTCGCGCTCGCCGCGTGCGCCTGCGCGCTGGTGCGCTCGGCCAGGGCGCGCGAGCGCTGGGTCGGCTGGGCGGTCGCGGCATGGGCCGCGTTCGCGGCCGCCGTCCTCGCCAAGGAGCAGACCCTCGCCATCCTCCCTCTCGTTCCTCTGACCTTCGCGTGCTTCGCTCCGGAGGGAGCGCGGCGTCGGACCGGACGCGGATGGGCGGTGACCGGCGCGTTCCTTGTCGTGGCGGTCCTGTACATCGCCGGGGCCGCATCTATCGGCGTCATTCACGCGGGGCCCGGAGTGCCTGGCGCGATCGGCCTCGTTCGGCGCGTCGCGCTCACGACGTGGCACTATGGGCTCGTGCTGCTCGCGCCGGGCCCGCGAGTGCTGAACACGTACTCGCTTCGTTTTGCCGAGCAGCAGGGCGCGTGGGCCGTGGCCGCGGGCATCGGGCTTGCCGTCGCATGGGCGGCCGCCGCGGCGTGGCTTCTGAGGCGCCGGCGACCGACCGGGTGGCTGCTCGCCATGGCGCTCCTGCTGCTGGTGCCCGTCAGCAACCTGGTGCCGCTTCCGTTCCTCCTGGTCGCCCCCTACCGCGCGGCGCTCGCCGTTGTGCCGTTGGCCGCGGTGGCGGGCATCGCGGCGGCCCACGTTCCCGCGCGCGCACTGCCCGCGGGCGTCGGCGCACTCGGGCTCGTGCTGATCTGGTGGTCCGCCCTGGACGTCACCGAGACGCGAACCTGGTGGACGGAGGGGCGGCTGTTCACCACGATCGTCCGGCACGATCCGGGCGCCGTGATCGGGCGCTACATGCTGGGCAGGCTGCGAGTCCAGGAGGGCCGCCCCGCCGAGGCAGCGCCGCAGTATCGGGCCGCGCTGGAGAACCTGCTCGGAACGCACATGTGGGCGGACGGCGAGGCGGTGGCCGCCGCGATGCGAGCCGACACACCGTTCCGGCGCCGCGTTCTGCAGAACCAGGGGAGCCGGGGCGACCCGCTGGACTTCCTGACGCTGCTCTACGTGCAGCTCGGCTTCGCCCGTCTGCGCTCGGGCAACGCGCCGGCCGCCGCACAGGCGTTCCGCGCCGGCGAGCACCTTCGCCCGGCCTCCCCGGACCTTCAGATCGGCCTGGGTGCGTGCGACTACCTTGCCGGTCGGCCGGTCGAGGCCGAGCGGCGGCTTCGCGCGGCGCTGGCGGTAGAGCCGGGCCGCGCGGACGCGCATCGGCTGCTCGCCGACGTCTACGCCCGACAGGGCCGCTGGGAGGAGGCGCGCCGCGAGAGTTCGCTGGCCGAAGGCACGGCGCCGTAG
- a CDS encoding TetR/AcrR family transcriptional regulator, whose amino-acid sequence MEAATDLFYRNGYRGTSVDDIGAAAGVSKSNFYYHFTSKEELGVAVLARRRADMETLAAATLGDGRADAADRLARFLAGLEQLQVSYMANGGCPFGNFVVEMAEHSERFRAFVGDTFVTLTERIAVVVAEAQRAGAIRSDAAPHDLAALVLMAVQGMHVITKCYRSTATFHEGSRLLLRLVAAGSGPAQSATV is encoded by the coding sequence TTGGAGGCGGCCACGGATCTGTTCTATCGCAATGGGTACCGTGGGACGAGTGTTGACGACATCGGCGCGGCGGCCGGTGTGAGCAAAAGCAACTTTTACTACCACTTCACGAGCAAAGAGGAATTGGGCGTGGCCGTGCTGGCGCGGCGGCGTGCCGACATGGAGACCCTCGCTGCCGCGACGCTGGGCGATGGTCGGGCCGACGCGGCCGACCGTCTGGCGCGCTTCCTGGCCGGCCTGGAGCAACTCCAGGTCTCCTACATGGCGAACGGAGGGTGTCCCTTCGGGAACTTCGTCGTGGAGATGGCCGAGCATAGCGAGCGCTTTCGGGCGTTCGTCGGCGACACATTCGTCACGCTCACGGAGCGGATCGCGGTCGTTGTCGCCGAGGCCCAGCGGGCCGGTGCAATCCGTTCGGACGCAGCGCCGCACGATCTTGCCGCGCTCGTCCTGATGGCGGTGCAGGGCATGCATGTCATCACCAAATGCTACCGGAGCACGGCCACGTTCCACGAGGGCAGTCGCCTGCTGCTGCGATTGGTGGCGGCCGGTTCTGGGCCGGCGCAGTCCGCGACGGTCTGA
- a CDS encoding sigma-70 family RNA polymerase sigma factor, which translates to MRRENVSANLMTPRVDTESAQAEFEAHVARTKRQAYNLAYRMTGNRDDAEDLTQEAYLRAFRSFDKYNRALPFENWFFRILSNLFIDGLRRKPKQPLLSLSRGVATGEGDEEFVVEVPDTESDPENQVLRTVLDERLQSALAALPRDFRTAVLLCDVEGMSYEEIAGAMGTSIGTVRSRIHRGRLLLRKQMDAPEAAGRRVALNPVTA; encoded by the coding sequence ATGCGGAGGGAGAACGTGAGCGCAAACCTGATGACCCCGAGAGTCGACACCGAGTCGGCCCAGGCGGAGTTCGAGGCGCACGTGGCTCGGACGAAGCGACAGGCCTACAATCTGGCATACAGGATGACCGGCAACCGCGATGACGCGGAGGACCTGACCCAGGAGGCCTATCTTCGCGCGTTCCGGTCATTCGACAAATACAACCGGGCTCTGCCTTTTGAGAACTGGTTCTTCCGCATCCTGTCCAACCTCTTCATCGACGGGCTGCGCCGCAAGCCAAAGCAGCCTCTGCTGTCGCTGAGTCGCGGCGTGGCAACGGGAGAGGGCGACGAGGAGTTCGTGGTGGAGGTGCCGGACACCGAGAGCGACCCCGAGAACCAGGTACTGAGAACCGTGTTGGACGAGCGGCTGCAGAGCGCGCTCGCCGCCCTCCCCAGGGACTTCCGCACGGCAGTCCTCCTCTGTGACGTTGAGGGGATGAGCTACGAGGAGATCGCCGGCGCGATGGGAACGAGCATCGGCACCGTGCGTTCGCGCATCCACCGGGGGCGCCTCTTGCTGCGTAAGCAGATGGACGCCCCGGAGGCTGCCGGGCGCCGCGTGGCACTGAATCCGGTGACCGCGTAG
- a CDS encoding GNAT family N-acetyltransferase, with amino-acid sequence MTGPAPRIRPARSADAAEIARIVRESYANLPGRHVPADMPIYHPEYHAVQMLDPITRWALACSSGVPVGVAMWRLLPGLAHLHLLFVAGSHQGRGVGVALLKHHQREARREQRDTRLLTLHCLRDSHWAVRFYERHGYTEYEAGDEGRIVDLHLWIDACRRHDSGWPLRSDKALFYKRLR; translated from the coding sequence ATGACAGGACCCGCGCCGCGGATCCGGCCTGCCAGGTCGGCGGACGCCGCGGAGATCGCCCGTATCGTCCGCGAATCGTACGCCAACTTGCCGGGCCGCCACGTCCCGGCGGACATGCCGATCTACCACCCCGAGTATCACGCCGTCCAGATGCTGGACCCGATCACGCGTTGGGCGCTGGCGTGCAGCTCCGGCGTGCCAGTCGGCGTCGCCATGTGGCGCTTGCTGCCCGGCCTGGCTCACCTGCACCTGCTGTTCGTAGCCGGGAGCCACCAGGGCAGGGGAGTCGGCGTGGCCCTGCTGAAGCACCACCAGCGCGAGGCCCGCCGGGAGCAGCGCGACACCCGCCTTCTCACTCTGCACTGCCTGCGCGACTCGCACTGGGCCGTGCGCTTCTACGAGCGTCACGGCTACACCGAGTACGAGGCCGGTGACGAGGGGCGCATCGTTGACCTGCACCTCTGGATCGATGCCTGCCGCCGTCACGACAGCGGCTGGCCCCTCCGCTCCGACAAGGCCCTGTTCTACAAGCGCCTGCGCTGA
- a CDS encoding site-specific DNA-methyltransferase encodes MPTTTLPLDQVLEGDCVELMATLPAACVDLAFADPPYNLQLTTDLWRPNSTRVEGVADQWDRFESIEAYDAFTRGWLAAARRVLKPDGTLWVIGTYHSIHRVGSILMDLGYWILNEVVWIKSNPTPQMRGVRFCNAHETMLWARPRRTAPRCTLNYRGMKAGNEDMQMRSDWEIPVCGGSERRRIDGRKAHSTQKPEALLHRVIASTSRRGDLVLDPFCGTGTTAAVAKRLGRRFITIDRDPGYVALARERVALERPSREGLEDAIWVDAPRTRVPFVSLVEAGVLPEGTQLRFRGADILATVREDGSLVAGGRRGSIHRLGAAFLNAPACNGWRHWEYRDGDGQWRLIDELRPEPGE; translated from the coding sequence ATGCCGACGACGACGCTGCCGCTGGACCAGGTGCTCGAGGGTGACTGCGTGGAGCTCATGGCGACGCTCCCGGCCGCCTGCGTCGACCTTGCCTTCGCCGATCCCCCGTACAACCTCCAGTTAACGACGGACCTCTGGCGGCCGAACAGCACGCGCGTCGAGGGAGTGGCCGACCAATGGGATCGATTCGAGTCGATCGAGGCCTACGACGCGTTCACGCGCGGGTGGCTGGCCGCCGCGCGCCGCGTCCTTAAGCCGGACGGCACGCTGTGGGTCATCGGCACCTACCACAGCATCCACCGCGTCGGCTCCATCCTGATGGACCTGGGCTACTGGATCCTCAACGAGGTCGTCTGGATCAAGTCGAACCCGACGCCGCAGATGCGGGGCGTTCGCTTCTGCAACGCGCACGAGACGATGCTGTGGGCCCGGCCTCGCCGCACGGCCCCGCGCTGCACGCTCAACTACCGCGGCATGAAGGCCGGCAACGAGGACATGCAGATGCGTTCCGACTGGGAGATCCCCGTGTGCGGCGGCTCGGAACGCCGCCGCATCGACGGCCGCAAGGCGCACTCCACGCAAAAGCCCGAGGCGCTCCTGCACCGCGTGATCGCGTCCACCTCCCGTCGCGGCGACCTGGTGCTCGACCCGTTCTGCGGTACCGGCACCACCGCGGCCGTGGCAAAGCGCCTGGGCCGCCGCTTCATCACGATCGACCGCGACCCGGGCTACGTCGCCCTCGCTCGTGAGCGCGTGGCTCTGGAGAGGCCGTCGCGGGAGGGGCTCGAGGACGCGATTTGGGTGGATGCGCCGCGCACGCGCGTGCCCTTCGTCTCGCTCGTCGAGGCCGGCGTCCTCCCGGAGGGCACTCAGTTGCGCTTCCGCGGCGCGGACATCCTGGCGACGGTGCGGGAGGACGGCTCGCTCGTGGCCGGCGGCCGCCGCGGCTCAATCCACCGGCTGGGAGCCGCCTTCCTGAACGCCCCGGCGTGCAACGGGTGGCGGCACTGGGAGTACCGCGACGGGGACGGTCAGTGGCGGCTCATCGACGAGTTGCGCCCGGAGCCCGGCGAGTGA
- a CDS encoding sugar phosphate isomerase/epimerase translates to MTRREALRAAAAAALVLAPGRPAHGRDAPEASRGAMPPARKEETRTMHLGIVTYNVARDWDLDTLLSICRETGMEGVEFRTTHAHGVEPSLGADARRAVREKCAAAGVRQTSLGTVCEFHSPDPRVVRANVDTCRAFIDLARDIGARGVKVRPNRLAPGEDAAAVLTRIGAALAECGEIGMASGVEIWMEVHGEGTMLPTNARAIMDACGHPNVGVTWNSNRADVEGGSLRHAFDLLRPFIRCCHITELWNDYPWRELFGLLRRARYERFTLCEIPATVRAEDGATFLRCYGALWKELQR, encoded by the coding sequence GTGACCCGTCGCGAGGCGCTGCGCGCGGCGGCCGCCGCGGCCCTCGTGCTTGCCCCCGGCCGGCCGGCCCATGGCCGCGATGCGCCGGAGGCGAGCCGTGGCGCGATGCCACCGGCGCGGAAGGAGGAGACGCGCACCATGCACCTCGGTATCGTCACCTACAACGTGGCGCGCGACTGGGATCTGGACACGCTGCTGAGCATCTGCCGCGAGACAGGCATGGAGGGCGTCGAGTTTCGCACCACGCACGCGCACGGCGTCGAGCCGTCGCTTGGCGCCGACGCTCGCAGGGCCGTTCGCGAGAAGTGCGCGGCTGCCGGGGTCCGCCAGACGAGCCTGGGCACCGTCTGCGAGTTCCACTCGCCCGATCCGCGGGTCGTCCGCGCCAACGTCGACACCTGCCGCGCGTTCATCGACCTGGCGCGAGACATCGGCGCTCGCGGCGTCAAGGTGCGCCCCAACCGGCTGGCGCCCGGCGAGGACGCCGCGGCCGTGCTGACCCGCATCGGCGCCGCGCTGGCCGAGTGCGGGGAGATCGGCATGGCCAGCGGGGTCGAGATCTGGATGGAGGTGCACGGCGAGGGCACCATGTTGCCCACGAACGCGCGCGCCATCATGGACGCCTGCGGCCATCCGAACGTCGGGGTCACCTGGAACTCGAACCGCGCCGACGTGGAGGGCGGCTCCCTTCGCCACGCGTTCGACCTCCTGCGGCCGTTCATTCGCTGCTGCCACATCACGGAGCTCTGGAACGACTACCCGTGGCGCGAGCTGTTCGGCCTGCTGCGCCGGGCCCGCTATGAGCGGTTCACTCTGTGCGAGATCCCTGCCACCGTGCGCGCCGAGGATGGAGCGACCTTCCTGCGGTGCTACGGGGCACTCTGGAAGGAGCTTCAGCGATGA
- a CDS encoding sugar phosphate isomerase/epimerase, whose amino-acid sequence MEGASAMTAPTRRGFLAAAAGTLASAGSPAEAAEPIRRAGKPRMRLSLAAYSYRDHLTGRAEPRMTLLEFVDAVAEMDCDAVELTEYYFRKPVTTTEVTALKRRCYLNGLDISGAPMRSTLTHPAGPERDRELAAVRAWVDWCALLGAPTIRVFAGDVRLGQTPEDAVRCCIEALEEACAYAGDKGVLLALENHGGIVAEPSGLLAIIRGVRSDWCGVNLDSGNFHTADPYADVALCAPYAVTAQVKTEVQRRGGPKEPADLPRIIGILRDTGYRGYVTLEYEAAEPALQAVPRTLRELRALL is encoded by the coding sequence CTGGAAGGAGCTTCAGCGATGACCGCGCCAACGCGACGCGGCTTCCTGGCCGCGGCCGCCGGCACCCTCGCCTCCGCCGGCTCGCCGGCGGAGGCCGCCGAGCCCATCCGGCGGGCAGGCAAGCCGCGCATGCGACTCAGCCTGGCGGCGTACTCCTACCGCGACCACCTTACGGGCCGCGCCGAGCCGCGCATGACGCTGCTCGAGTTCGTCGATGCGGTGGCGGAGATGGACTGCGACGCGGTGGAGCTAACCGAGTACTACTTCCGCAAGCCGGTGACCACCACTGAGGTGACGGCGCTCAAGCGCCGCTGCTACCTCAACGGCCTCGACATCTCGGGCGCGCCGATGCGCAGCACGCTGACGCATCCGGCCGGGCCCGAGCGCGATCGCGAGTTGGCGGCGGTGCGCGCCTGGGTGGACTGGTGCGCGCTACTCGGCGCGCCGACGATTCGCGTTTTCGCCGGCGATGTCCGGCTTGGCCAGACGCCCGAGGACGCCGTGCGATGCTGCATTGAGGCGCTGGAGGAGGCGTGCGCCTACGCGGGCGACAAGGGCGTTCTGCTCGCACTGGAGAACCACGGCGGCATCGTGGCCGAGCCATCGGGGCTCCTCGCGATCATCAGGGGCGTGCGCTCGGATTGGTGCGGCGTCAACCTGGACTCGGGCAACTTCCACACGGCCGACCCCTACGCCGACGTGGCGCTGTGCGCCCCCTATGCGGTGACGGCGCAGGTGAAGACCGAGGTGCAGCGGCGCGGCGGCCCAAAGGAGCCGGCGGACCTCCCCCGGATCATCGGCATCCTGCGCGATACCGGGTACCGCGGCTACGTGACGCTGGAGTACGAGGCCGCCGAGCCGGCCCTGCAGGCGGTGCCGCGCACGCTGCGGGAGTTGCGCGCGTTGCTCTGA